The following are from one region of the Planctomonas sp. JC2975 genome:
- a CDS encoding gluconate 2-dehydrogenase subunit 3 family protein: MEQEPHWDGATRAALHDRLHGQPAIRFFDRVQESTAKCLLDRLMGQGSESGDETVDLARMVDARLAENQTDGWHFDTMPPDREAWPATLGALNEDAHARFGHDFAACPDEDQCELLEAVRTWGDDRWHGLPPAQVWGLWTRYAATAFYSHPAVWNEIGFPGPAYPRGYKALGVDKREPFEVKDVRPHDDPLRRPGPERRARGTGAAENVGRTGDGGSQDATGRAGRASTGGDDTDERNGEGGR; this comes from the coding sequence ATGGAGCAGGAACCCCACTGGGACGGCGCAACGAGGGCGGCGCTGCACGATCGGCTGCACGGGCAGCCGGCCATCCGCTTCTTCGATCGCGTGCAGGAGTCCACCGCGAAATGCCTGCTCGACCGGCTGATGGGCCAAGGTTCGGAATCCGGTGACGAGACGGTCGACCTGGCGCGGATGGTGGATGCGCGGCTCGCCGAGAACCAGACCGACGGCTGGCACTTCGACACCATGCCGCCCGACCGGGAGGCGTGGCCCGCGACCCTCGGTGCCCTGAATGAGGATGCCCACGCTCGCTTCGGGCACGATTTCGCGGCGTGCCCGGACGAGGATCAGTGCGAGCTCCTCGAGGCCGTGCGCACGTGGGGAGACGACCGCTGGCATGGGCTGCCGCCCGCGCAGGTGTGGGGATTGTGGACGAGGTACGCGGCGACGGCGTTCTACTCGCATCCCGCCGTGTGGAACGAGATCGGCTTTCCCGGGCCCGCGTATCCGCGCGGCTACAAAGCCCTCGGCGTCGACAAGCGCGAGCCGTTCGAAGTGAAGGACGTGCGACCGCACGACGATCCGCTGCGTCGTCCTGGTCCCGAGCGCCGCGCGCGCGGTACCGGCGCAGCCGAGAACGTCGGCCGGACGGGGGACGGTGGCTCGCAGGACGCGACGGGTCGGGCGGGTCGTGCTTCGACCGGTGGTGACGACACGGACGAGCGCAACGGAGAAGGCGGTCGATGA